The Phaeacidiphilus oryzae TH49 region CGGGAGCCCCCGGGTAGCCGGTCGCCCCCGAGGCAGGTGTGTCCTGTACGGCCACGAGAAGCCCCCATCCGTAGGCAGAAGACGAGCTGTTGCTGCTGCGCTTCCGCTCGCCCGGCGATGGGTCTCGTGAAGCGATGGCGACCGACTCGTGGAGACGGTCGCGCTGATTATAAGAGGATTCTCGGACGCGTTTGGTTTCATCAACCGTCAATTTTTGTCACACAGTTCGCACACTTATGTCCCGAGTAGATGCCTTTCGGTCACCTTGCGGGGGCCCGCGCGCGACCGGGGCTTCACCGAGCCGGAGGCGGCGGGCGGGCGGCAGCCGGACGGGCCGGTCCGACCAGGGCCCGGGAGAGATGAGGCCGCGCGACGGCGGGGGCTTGCCGGGGCCCCGGCGCCGCCGCGCGGGAGGGATATGACACGGCCGAACCCTCAACGACCGTGCGGTACCCGAACACAGTCTTGCACCAAAGCCGGCTCCGCGGGGACTCTCAGGAGCTTGCGCCGTAGACCGGTTGCGGACGCTCCGCCCGCGCGAGGAGCTCGCGGGCCGTCTCACCGGCCTCGGCGGGGGTCCAGCGGGCGCCCTTGTCCGCGGTCGGACCGGGGCGCCAGCCCTCCATCACGGTGATCCGCCCGCCCTCCGCCTCGAAGACCCGGCCAGTGACCCCGGCGGAGGCCGCCGAGCCGAGCCAGACCACCAGGGGGGAGACGTTCTCCGGGGCGGCGGCGTCGAAGGCGCCGGGGCGGTCGGGGGCGGCCATGTCCTCGGCGAAGACCCGCTCGGTCATCCGGGTGCGGGCGGAGGGCGCGATGGCGTTCACCGCCACCCCGTAGCGGGCGAGTTCGGCGGAGGCGACCAGGGTGAGGCCGAGGATGCCGGCCTTCGCCGCGCTGTAGTTGCCCTGGCCGACGCTGCCGAGGAGGCCGGCGCCCGAGCTGGTGTTGACGACCCGGGCGTCCGGGGCGCGGCCGGCCTTGGCCTCGGCGCGCCAGTACCCGGCGGCGTGGCGGAGGGTGAGGAAGTGGCCCTTCAGATGGACCCGCAGCACGGCGTCCCAGTCGTCGCCGTCCAGGTTCACCAGCATCCGGTCGCGGAGGAAGCCGGCGTTGTTGACCAGGGTGTCGAGGCGGCCGTAGGCGTCCAGGGCGAGCCGGACCAGGGAGGCGGCGCCCTCCTCGGTGGTGATGTCGCCGCCGTGGGCGACGGCCTGGCCGCCGGCCTCGACGATCTCGTCGACGACCCGCTGGGCGGGCCCTTCCTCGGCGGGGCGGCCGTCGAGTCCCACGCCCAGGTCGTTGACGACCACCTTCGCCCCTTCGGCGGCGAAGGCGAGCGCGTGGGCGCGACCGAGGCCGCGGCCGGCGCCGGTGAGGGCGACGACACGGCCGTCGCAGAGGGGATTTCCTGACATTGCTCAGCGCTCCTTGTGGTGTGGTGGCCTCGCCCCCGCCCCGCAGCGGAGGCCGGGCCCGGGAGGGAGCCGAGGGCCGGGGATCAGTCGGCTCGGTTCACCGTCGCGGCCGCCAGGAACGCCGGCCGCTCGCCCCCGCCGTGGAGGAGGAGGTCCGCCCCCGTCGCATAGGAGGCCGCATCGGACGCGAGGAACACACACGCGCTCCCCGCCTCCTCCGGCGTCGCCAGACGCTCCATCGGGACGGTCGCCGCGACGGCCGCGACCCCCTCCTCGTCGCCGTAGTGGAGATGGGCCTGCTCGGTCCGCACCATCCCCAGCGTGACGGTGTTCACCCGCACCTCCGGTGCCCACTCCACGGCCATGCTGCGGGCCAGATGCGCGAGCCCCGCCTTCGCCGCCCCGTACGCCGCGCTCCCCGGCGACGGCCGCTGCCCGCTGACGCTGCCGATCATCACCACCGACCCCCGCGCCGCCCGCAGATGCGGGTAGGCGGCGATCGACGCGGTCACCGCGGTCGTCAGGTTGAGCTCGATCACCCGGGCCGCCCGTACCGGGTCCGAGCCCGCCAGCATCCGGAACGGCGTCCCGCCGGCGTTGTTGACCAGCACGTCCAGCCGGCCGTGGCGGGCGGCGACGCCGGCCATGAAGGCCGCCACGGAGGCCGGGTCGCGCAGGTCCACCGCAGCGAACCCGGCCGTCCGGCCGTCCGCTCCGACGGGCGACGCGGGCGGGCGGCGGGCGCCGACCACCACCTCCGCCCCCGCCGACAGGAACGCGCGGGCGATCCCCGCGCCCACGCCCCTTGTTCCGCCGGTGACCACCGCCACCCGTCCGCCGAGGTCCAGCCGCAGAGCCAAGTCGCCGCCTCCGTTCCGTTGCCCGGCAGTCGCTGCTACCGTCACACCTAACAAACGTTTGGTGGAAAGGTAGCTGAAGAACCGATGGGTGTCTCCACCTCCCGCCCGGAAAAGGGCGTCGCTCTGGTCACGGTCGACTTCCCACCGGTCAACGCGCCCCCGGTGGCCGGCTGGTACGAGCTGGCCGGCGCCCTCACCGCGGCCGGCCGCGACCAGGACGTCCGCTGCGTCGTCCTGGCCGCCGAGGGGCGCGGCTTCAACGCCGGCGTGGACATCAAGGAGATCCAGCGGGACAGCGCCGACGGCGGGCACGACGCCATCCTCGGCGCCAACCGCGGCTGCGCCGCCGCCTTCGCCGCGGTCTACGACTGCCAGGTGCCGGTGGTGGCCGCCGTGCAGGGCTTCTGCGTGGGCGGCGGAATCGGCTTGGTCGGCAACGCGGACGCGATCGTGGCCGCCGAGGACGCCGTCTTCGGGCTGCCGGAGCTGGACCGGGGCGCCCTCGGCGCGGCCACCCACCTCTCCCGGCTGGTCCCGCAGCATCTGATGCGGACCCTCTTCTACACCTCGAAGACGGTCGGCGCGGAGGAGCTCCACCGGCACGGCTCGGTCTGGCAGGTCGTCCCGCGCGAGCGACTCCGCGAGGCGGCGATGGAGCTGGCCCGGGACATCGCGGCCAAGGACGGCGAGCTGCTGCGGCTGGCCAAGCAGGCGCTGAACGGGATCGACCCGGTGGACGTCCACCGCAGCTACCGCTACGAGCAGGGCTTCACCTTCGAGGCGAACCTCAGCGGCGTGGCCGACCGGGTGCGGGACTCCTTCGGAAGGGACGGGCGATAGCCATGGCCGCCGACAAGACGATGACCCCCGACCAGGTGGTCTCGCGGCTGCGCAGCGGGATGACCCTGGGCATCGGCGGCTGGGGGTCGCGGCGCAAGCCGATGGCCCTGGTCCGGGCGATCCTGCGGAGCGACCTCGGCGATCTGACGGTGGTCTCGTACGGCGGGCCGGACGTGGGGCTGCTGGCGGAGGCCGGAAAGGTGCGGAAGCTGGTCGCGGCCTTCGTCACGATGGACTCCATCCCACTGGAACCGCTCTACCGGCGGGCCCGGGAGCGGGCCGCCATCGAGCTGACCGAGCTGGACGAGGCGATGTTCATGTGGGGCCTGACCGCCGGCGCCCAGCGGCTGCCCTTCCTGCCCACCCGCGGCGGCCTCGGCTCCGACGTCCTGCGCGTCAACCCGCGGCTGCGGACGGTCCGTTCACCGTACGAGGACGGCGAGGAGCTGGTCGCCGTGCCGGGGCTGCGGATGGACGCGGCCCTGGTCCACCTCAACCGCGCCGACCGGGCCGGCAACGGCCAGTACCTCGGCCCGGACCCGTACTTCGACGACCTGTTCTGCGACGCCGCAGACGAGGCGTACCTCTCCTGCGAACGCCTCGTCGACAGCGCGGAGTTCGCCAAGGCCGGGCCCCCGCAGACGCTGCTGGTGAAGCGGGCCTCGGTGACCGGTGTGGTGGAGGCCCCGAACGGCGCCCACTTCACCTCCTGCGCCCCCGACTACGACCGGGACGAGGCGTTTCAGCGGCACTACGCCGAGAGCGCGGGCGATCCGGAGGCCTGGGCGGCCTTCAGGGCCCGCTTCCTGACCGGTCCGCGCAGCGAGGAGGAGTACCAGCGGGCGGTCGACGACTGGCACAAGGAGCGGAAGGAGGAGGCGAAGTGACGGCCACTCAGCTCACCGCCCAGGCCACCCGCGCCGACTACTGCGTCCTCGCCTGCGCCGAGGCCTGGCGCGGCGACGGCGAGGTACTGGCCAGCCCGATGGGGCTGGTCCCGCAGGCCGGTGCGCGCCTGGCCCGGCTCACCTTCTCCCCCGACCTGCTGCTCACCGACGGCGAGGCGCTGCTGATGGCGGACGTCCCGCCGGTCGGCGGCGCTCCGGAGGCGGTGGAGGGCTGGCTGCCGTACCGCCAGCACCTCTCCTTCCTGGCCACCGGCCGCCGGCACGTGATGATGGGCGCCAGCCAGATCGACCGGTACGGCAACCAGAACATCTCCTGCATCGGCGACTGGGCGCGGCCCTCGCGCCAGCTGCTCGGGGTGCGCGGGGCGGCGGCCAACACCGCCAACAACCCGACCAGTTACTGGGTGCCGAGGCATTCGGCACGGGTCTTCGTGCCGGCGGTGGACATGGTCTGCGGGATCGGTTACGACCGGGCCGCCGCGGCGGGCCCCTCGGCCACCCGCTTCCACCGGATCCCGCGCGTGGTCAGCAACCTCGGCGTGTTCGACTTCGAGACGCCGGACCGGCGGATGCGGCTGGCCTCCGTCCACCCCGGGGTGACGGTCGAGGAGGTCGCCGAGGCCACCGGCTTCGCGCTCGCCGTCACCGGGGACGTCCCGGCCACCCGCGAGCCCACCGCCGAGGAGCTGCGGCTGATCCGCGAGGTCGTCGACCCCCGCGGGCTCCGCTTCCGCGAGGTCCCGGCATGACCGCCGGGGCGCTCTCCACGCCGCTGACCGAGCTGGTCGGCGTCCGCCACCCCATCGTCCAGACCGGGATGGGGTGGGTGGCGGGCCCGAGGCTGGTCTCCGCGACCGCCAACGCCGGGGCGCTCGGCATCCTCGCCTCCGCGACCATGACGGTCCCTCAACTCCGGGACGCCGTAAGGGAGGTGAAGGGCAGGACGGAGGCGCCCTTCGGCGTCAACCTGCGCGCGGACGCGGGGGACGCGGCCGAGCGGGTCCGGATCATCATCGAGGAGGGGGTGCGGGTCGCCTCCTTCGCGCTGGCCCCCTCCCAGGAGCTGATCGCCCGCCTCAAGGACGCCGGGGTCGTGGTCATCCCCTCCATCGGCGCCCGCCGGCACGCCGAGAAGGTGGCCGCCTGGGGCGCGGACGCGGTGGTGGTGCAGGGCGGTGAGGGCGGCGGGCACACGGGCGAGGTGGCGACCACCGTCCTCCTCCCCCAGGTCGTCGACGCGGTCGACATCCCGGTGATCGCCGCAGGCGGCTTCCACGACGGTCGCGGGCTGGTCGCGGCGCTGGCGTACGGGGCGGCGGGGGTGGCGATGGGCACCCGTTTCCTCCTCACCTCGGACTCCACCGTGCCGGACGCCGTGAAGGCGAAGTACCTGGCGGCGACGGTCAAGGACGTCACCGTCACCACGGCGGTGGACGGCCTCCCGCACCGGATGCTGCGCACCGAGATGGTGGCCGCCCTGGAGAACGCCGGCCGGGTCCGCGCCCTCACCCAGGCGGTCCGCCGGGCGGCCGGTTTCCGCAGGCTCTCCGGCCTCTCCTGGCCCGCGATGATCCGCGAGGGCCTGGCCATGCGGCACGGCAAGTCCCTCACCTGGAGCCAGGTCCTGCTGGCCGCCAACACCCCGATGCTCCTCAAGTCCGCGATGGTCGACGGCCGCACCGACCTCGGCGTACTGGCCTCCGGCCAGGTGGCCGGCCTGATCGAGGACCTGCCGAGCTGCCGGCAGCTGATCGACCGCATCATGACGGAGGCGCAGCAGGTCCTCACCGGCCTGACCGCCCTCCCCGCCGAAGCCCCGTCCCCGGCCACGCCGTAACCACCCAGCACCGCCTGCCCGGGGTGTCCCGACCCCCGCGCCGCTCTGGGGACGGCTCAACGTGCCCGGCCCGGCGCCCGTGGTGGTCGGCCTGCCGGCCGCGACCGCGAGGGTTCACGACCTCACCCCGGCGACCCGCGGCACCACGGACGTCGCCCGCACCGGCGTGGCCCTGTGCGACCTCTTCGGCCACTCCGCGGGGTCAGAGCCGTTCGATGACGGTGACGTTGGCCTGGCCGCCGCCCTCGCACATGGTCTGGAGGCCGTAGCGGCCGCCGGTGCGCTCCAGTTCGTTGAGGAGGGTGGTCATCAGGCGGACGCCGGTCGCGCCGAGGGGGTGGCCGAGGGCGATCGCGCCGCCGTTGGGGTTCACCCGGGCCGGGTCCGCGCCGGTCTCCTTGAGCCAGGCGAGGACGACCGGGGCGAAGGCCTCGTTGATCTCGACCAGGTCGATGTCCTCGATGGAGAGTCCGGTCTTCTTGAGGGCGTACGCGGTCGCCGGGATGGGCGCGGAGAGCATTCGGATGGGGTCCTCGCCGCGGACGGAGAGGTGGTGGACGCGGGCCCGCGGGGTGAGGCCGTGGACGCGGACCGCCTCCTCGGAGGCGAGCAGCATCGCCGCGGCGCCGTCGGAGATCTGCGAGGAGCAGGCGGCGGTGATGCTGCCGCCGGGGAGCACCGGGCCGAGGCCGGCCATCTTCTCCAGGGTGGTGTCCCGGCGCGGGCCCTCGTCGGCGGAGACCCCCGCGATCGGTGCGAGTTGGGAGTCGAAGCGGCCCTCGTCGATCGCGGTGACCGCGCGCCGGTGGGAGCGGAGGGCGAACTCCTCCATCTCCCGGCGGGTGATCCCCCACTTCTCGGCGATCATCTGGGCCCCGGCGAACTGGTTGACCGGCAGGTCGCCGTAGCGGGCGGTCCAGCCCTCGCTGCCCGCGAACGGGCCGTCGGCGAGGCCCAGCGGCACGGCGGCGTCGCGGGTGGCGTAGGCGATCGGCACCATGGACATGTTCTGCACCCCGCCCGCCACCACCAGCTCCTGGGTGCCGGAGAGGACGCCCTGCGCGGCGAAGTGGACCGCCTGCTGGGAGGAGCCGCACTGGCGGTCGACGGTGACCCCGGGCACCTCCTCCGGCAGCCCGGCCGCCAGCCAGCAGGTCCGGGCGATGTCGCCGGCCTGCGGGCCGACCGCGTCCAGGCAGCCGAAGACGACGTCCTCGACCGCCGCCGGGTCGATCCCGGTGCGGGAGACCAGCGCGTTGAGGACGTGGGCGCCCAGGTCGGCGGGGTGGACCGCCGCCAGACCACCGCGGCGGCGGCCGACGGGGGTGCGTACGGCGTCGATGATGTAGGCCTCGGCCATGGGAGTTGACGCTCCTTCAGGAGGGTTGCGGGGTGTCGTCCGGCGGCGTCAGCAGGCCGCCGAGGATGAGGGCCAGGTACTGCCGGGCGATCTCCTCGGGGCTGTGCCCGCCACCGGGGCGGTACCAGGAGACGGCCACCCACACGGTGTCCCGCAGGAACCGGTAGGCGAGCCGCAGGTCGAGGTCGGCGCGGAAGACCCGGTCCGCCACCCCCCGCTGGAGGGTGCCGAGCCAGGCCGCCTCGAAGCGGGCGGCGGCCTGGCCGAGGAAGGCGAACCGCCGCTGGCCGGCGAGCTGCCCGGACTCGTTCTGGTAGATGGCCACCGCCGCCCGGTGCCGGTCGATCTCCCGGAAGGACTCGGTGACCAGGGCCTCCAGCCGGGCCCGCGGATCGAGCCTGGGGTCGGCGAGCACCGCGTCGTAGCGCCGCCAGAGGTCGTCGAGGAAGCCGGTGAGGATCTCCTCGATCATCGACTCCTTGGAGTCGAAGTGGTAGTAGAGGCTGCCGGCCAGGATGCCGGCCGCCTCGGCGATCCGCCGGACGGTGGTGGCGTTGTAGCCGTGCTCGGCGAAGACCTCGGCGGCGGTGTCCAGGAGCTCCCTGCGACGGGCCGCCGAGGCCTCCGAACCGGCGGCGGGCGAAGGCGTCATGACGGGCCGTCGGCTCAGGCGTGCTGCGCGGAGACGGAGACCACCTCGCCGGTCAGGTACGAGGAGTACTCGCTGGCCAGAAAGACGATGACATTGGCGACCTCCCAGGGCTCGGCGTAGCGCCCGTACGCCTCCCGCTCGGTGAGCCGCTCCAGCAGCTCGGGGGTGGCGACCTTGACCAGGTGGGGGTGGAGGGCGAGGGTCGGCGCCACCGCGTTGACCCGTACCCCGTACTCGGCGGCCTCGACCGCCGCGCAGCGGGTGAGTGCCATCACCCCGGCCTTGGCGGCGGCGTAGTGCGCCTGGCCGGCCTGGGCCCGCCAGCCGATCACCGAGGAGTTGTTGACCACCACCCCGCCCCGGCCCGCCCTCTTCATCATCCGCAGGGCGGCCCGGGTGCAGCGGAAGGTGCCGTTGAGGGTGACGTCGAGGATGCGGGACCACTGCTCGTCGGTCATCTCGGTGAGTTCGGCGGTGCCGCCGAGTCCGGCGTTGTTGACCAGGATGTCGAGCCCGCCGTGGAGTTCGGCGGCCCGGTCGAGGAGCGCCTGGACCTGCCGCTCCTCGGTGACGTCGCAGGGCTGGGCGGCGACCCGGTCGGGGCCGAACTCGGCGGCGAGCGCCTCCTCGGACTCCTTGAGCCGGCGGGCGTGGGCGTCGCTGATCAGTACGCGGGCGCCCTCCTCCAGCAGCCGGCGGGCGGTCGCCCCGCCGATCCCGGCACCGGCGGCGGCGGTGACGACGGCGCCGCGACCGGCGAGGAGGCCGTGCCCCGGCACGTACCGCGGGTGCTTCAGCGGGTTCCGGAACGTCTCGACGTCACTCATGGCGGTACGTTAACCTACCAAACACTTGTTAGGGAAGCAGGTTGGACAGGGGCCGGCCGCCGGAGAGGGAGTGGGAGTGGGGATGGGCGAGCAGGAGCAGACGGCGGACGAGGTAGTCCGCTACGAGCGGCGCGGACCGGTCGCGATCGTCACCATGAACCGCCCCCGGTACCGCAACGCGCAGAACTCGCGGATGACCTACGCCCTGGACGCCGCCTTCTACCGGGCGGCCGAGGACGGCGAGGTCCGGGTGGTGGTGCTGGCGGGCGAGGGCGAGCACTTCTCCGCCGGCCACGACATCGGCACCCCCGAGCGGGACGCCCATCTGCCGTACGAGCGCCGGGCCGGGCTGTGGTGGGACCACACCGACAAGCAGGGCGCGGACAGCCGCTACGCCCGCGAGTCCGAGGTCTACCTCGGGATGTGCCGCCGCTGGCGCGAACTGCCCAAGCCGGTCATCGCCTCCGTCCAGGGCGCCTGCGTGGCGGGCGGGTTGATGCTGGCCTGGATCTGCGACCTGATCGTGGCCAGCGAGGACGCCTTCTTCGCCGACCCGGTGGTGCGGATGGGCATCCCCGGGGTCGAGTACTTCGCCCACCCGTGGGCCATGCCGCCGCGGATCGCCAAGGAGTTCCTCTACACCGGCGACCGGATGAGCGCCGAGCGGGCGTACCAGGTGGGGATGGTCAACCGGGTCGTACCGCGGGCCGAACTCGCCGACGCGACAATGGAGTTGGCCGAGCGGATCGCCCGGATGCCGCGGTTCGGCCTGGCCCTCACCAAGCGGGCGGTGAACCAGGCCGAGGATCTCCAGGGGATGCACGCCGGGATGGACTCGGTCTTCGGCCTCCACCATCTCGCCCACGCCCACAACGCCGAGACCGGCGGCGGGGACGCGCTCGGCGGGATGGACGCCCGCTCGATGCGGGACTCGGCCCGCGCCGACACGGCGTCCGGCGGGAAGGGCGCGTCCGGCGGCACAGCCGGGGCCGACGCGGCCGACGGAAAGGCCGGTTCCTGATCGTGGATCTGGAGTTCACCGCCGAGCAGCGGGAGTTCCGCGCCGAGGCCCGCGCCTGGCTCGCCGACCATGTGCCGGCCCGGCCGCTGCCCTCCCTGGAGACCGCCGAGGGCTTCGCCGCCCACCGCGCCTGGGAGCGCGAACTCCACACCGACCGCTGGTCGGTGGTCTCCTGGC contains the following coding sequences:
- a CDS encoding NAD(P)H-dependent flavin oxidoreductase; protein product: MTAGALSTPLTELVGVRHPIVQTGMGWVAGPRLVSATANAGALGILASATMTVPQLRDAVREVKGRTEAPFGVNLRADAGDAAERVRIIIEEGVRVASFALAPSQELIARLKDAGVVVIPSIGARRHAEKVAAWGADAVVVQGGEGGGHTGEVATTVLLPQVVDAVDIPVIAAGGFHDGRGLVAALAYGAAGVAMGTRFLLTSDSTVPDAVKAKYLAATVKDVTVTTAVDGLPHRMLRTEMVAALENAGRVRALTQAVRRAAGFRRLSGLSWPAMIREGLAMRHGKSLTWSQVLLAANTPMLLKSAMVDGRTDLGVLASGQVAGLIEDLPSCRQLIDRIMTEAQQVLTGLTALPAEAPSPATP
- a CDS encoding SDR family oxidoreductase: MSDVETFRNPLKHPRYVPGHGLLAGRGAVVTAAAGAGIGGATARRLLEEGARVLISDAHARRLKESEEALAAEFGPDRVAAQPCDVTEERQVQALLDRAAELHGGLDILVNNAGLGGTAELTEMTDEQWSRILDVTLNGTFRCTRAALRMMKRAGRGGVVVNNSSVIGWRAQAGQAHYAAAKAGVMALTRCAAVEAAEYGVRVNAVAPTLALHPHLVKVATPELLERLTEREAYGRYAEPWEVANVIVFLASEYSSYLTGEVVSVSAQHA
- a CDS encoding SDR family oxidoreductase, translating into MALRLDLGGRVAVVTGGTRGVGAGIARAFLSAGAEVVVGARRPPASPVGADGRTAGFAAVDLRDPASVAAFMAGVAARHGRLDVLVNNAGGTPFRMLAGSDPVRAARVIELNLTTAVTASIAAYPHLRAARGSVVMIGSVSGQRPSPGSAAYGAAKAGLAHLARSMAVEWAPEVRVNTVTLGMVRTEQAHLHYGDEEGVAAVAATVPMERLATPEEAGSACVFLASDAASYATGADLLLHGGGERPAFLAAATVNRAD
- a CDS encoding enoyl-CoA hydratase family protein, translating into MGVSTSRPEKGVALVTVDFPPVNAPPVAGWYELAGALTAAGRDQDVRCVVLAAEGRGFNAGVDIKEIQRDSADGGHDAILGANRGCAAAFAAVYDCQVPVVAAVQGFCVGGGIGLVGNADAIVAAEDAVFGLPELDRGALGAATHLSRLVPQHLMRTLFYTSKTVGAEELHRHGSVWQVVPRERLREAAMELARDIAAKDGELLRLAKQALNGIDPVDVHRSYRYEQGFTFEANLSGVADRVRDSFGRDGR
- a CDS encoding CoA transferase subunit A, which translates into the protein MAADKTMTPDQVVSRLRSGMTLGIGGWGSRRKPMALVRAILRSDLGDLTVVSYGGPDVGLLAEAGKVRKLVAAFVTMDSIPLEPLYRRARERAAIELTELDEAMFMWGLTAGAQRLPFLPTRGGLGSDVLRVNPRLRTVRSPYEDGEELVAVPGLRMDAALVHLNRADRAGNGQYLGPDPYFDDLFCDAADEAYLSCERLVDSAEFAKAGPPQTLLVKRASVTGVVEAPNGAHFTSCAPDYDRDEAFQRHYAESAGDPEAWAAFRARFLTGPRSEEEYQRAVDDWHKERKEEAK
- a CDS encoding SDR family oxidoreductase gives rise to the protein MSGNPLCDGRVVALTGAGRGLGRAHALAFAAEGAKVVVNDLGVGLDGRPAEEGPAQRVVDEIVEAGGQAVAHGGDITTEEGAASLVRLALDAYGRLDTLVNNAGFLRDRMLVNLDGDDWDAVLRVHLKGHFLTLRHAAGYWRAEAKAGRAPDARVVNTSSGAGLLGSVGQGNYSAAKAGILGLTLVASAELARYGVAVNAIAPSARTRMTERVFAEDMAAPDRPGAFDAAAPENVSPLVVWLGSAASAGVTGRVFEAEGGRITVMEGWRPGPTADKGARWTPAEAGETARELLARAERPQPVYGASS
- a CDS encoding TetR/AcrR family transcriptional regulator gives rise to the protein MTPSPAAGSEASAARRRELLDTAAEVFAEHGYNATTVRRIAEAAGILAGSLYYHFDSKESMIEEILTGFLDDLWRRYDAVLADPRLDPRARLEALVTESFREIDRHRAAVAIYQNESGQLAGQRRFAFLGQAAARFEAAWLGTLQRGVADRVFRADLDLRLAYRFLRDTVWVAVSWYRPGGGHSPEEIARQYLALILGGLLTPPDDTPQPS
- a CDS encoding enoyl-CoA hydratase, which translates into the protein MGEQEQTADEVVRYERRGPVAIVTMNRPRYRNAQNSRMTYALDAAFYRAAEDGEVRVVVLAGEGEHFSAGHDIGTPERDAHLPYERRAGLWWDHTDKQGADSRYARESEVYLGMCRRWRELPKPVIASVQGACVAGGLMLAWICDLIVASEDAFFADPVVRMGIPGVEYFAHPWAMPPRIAKEFLYTGDRMSAERAYQVGMVNRVVPRAELADATMELAERIARMPRFGLALTKRAVNQAEDLQGMHAGMDSVFGLHHLAHAHNAETGGGDALGGMDARSMRDSARADTASGGKGASGGTAGADAADGKAGS
- a CDS encoding acetyl-CoA C-acetyltransferase, whose protein sequence is MAEAYIIDAVRTPVGRRRGGLAAVHPADLGAHVLNALVSRTGIDPAAVEDVVFGCLDAVGPQAGDIARTCWLAAGLPEEVPGVTVDRQCGSSQQAVHFAAQGVLSGTQELVVAGGVQNMSMVPIAYATRDAAVPLGLADGPFAGSEGWTARYGDLPVNQFAGAQMIAEKWGITRREMEEFALRSHRRAVTAIDEGRFDSQLAPIAGVSADEGPRRDTTLEKMAGLGPVLPGGSITAACSSQISDGAAAMLLASEEAVRVHGLTPRARVHHLSVRGEDPIRMLSAPIPATAYALKKTGLSIEDIDLVEINEAFAPVVLAWLKETGADPARVNPNGGAIALGHPLGATGVRLMTTLLNELERTGGRYGLQTMCEGGGQANVTVIERL
- a CDS encoding CoA-transferase subunit beta, which codes for MTATQLTAQATRADYCVLACAEAWRGDGEVLASPMGLVPQAGARLARLTFSPDLLLTDGEALLMADVPPVGGAPEAVEGWLPYRQHLSFLATGRRHVMMGASQIDRYGNQNISCIGDWARPSRQLLGVRGAAANTANNPTSYWVPRHSARVFVPAVDMVCGIGYDRAAAAGPSATRFHRIPRVVSNLGVFDFETPDRRMRLASVHPGVTVEEVAEATGFALAVTGDVPATREPTAEELRLIREVVDPRGLRFREVPA